The Streptomyces europaeiscabiei genome window below encodes:
- a CDS encoding GntR family transcriptional regulator, with protein sequence MASQRTGAPSAAAPPAPALPVLGGKKSSYRERVADALRAALIAGELRPGEVHSAPALAARFGVSATPVREAMLDLAKEGLVDTVPNKGFRVTAVTEKQLDEYTHVRSLIEIPTTVGLARTADPVSLEALRPAAREIVAAAAAGDLIAYVEADTRFHLGLLALAGNAHLVEVVGDLRKRARLYGLTALVESGRLLSSAQEHLELLDALLDRDEAAVHAVMTRHLGHVRGMWAAHD encoded by the coding sequence ATGGCCTCGCAGCGCACCGGCGCCCCGTCCGCCGCCGCTCCCCCGGCCCCCGCCCTGCCGGTGCTCGGCGGCAAGAAGAGCAGTTACCGGGAGCGGGTCGCCGACGCGCTGCGGGCCGCGCTGATCGCCGGTGAGCTGCGGCCGGGCGAGGTGCACTCCGCGCCCGCGCTCGCCGCCCGCTTCGGCGTCTCGGCGACGCCGGTGCGCGAGGCCATGCTGGATCTGGCCAAGGAGGGCCTGGTCGACACCGTGCCCAACAAGGGGTTCCGGGTCACCGCCGTCACCGAGAAGCAGCTCGACGAGTACACCCACGTCCGCTCGCTCATCGAGATCCCGACCACCGTCGGCCTGGCCCGGACCGCCGACCCGGTCTCCCTGGAGGCGCTGCGGCCCGCCGCCCGGGAGATCGTCGCCGCCGCGGCTGCCGGCGACCTCATCGCGTACGTCGAGGCCGACACCCGCTTCCATCTCGGTCTGCTGGCTCTCGCGGGCAACGCGCACCTCGTCGAGGTGGTCGGTGACCTGCGCAAACGCGCCCGCCTCTACGGCCTGACCGCACTCGTCGAGTCCGGCCGTCTGCTCTCCTCCGCGCAGGAGCACCTGGAACTCCTGGACGCCCTCCTCGACCGCGACGAGGCCGCCGTGCACGCGGTGATGACCCGCCACCTCGGTCACGTGCGCGGAATGTGGGCCGCGCACGACTGA
- a CDS encoding proline racemase family protein, with protein sequence MRSKLVLHAVDSHTEGMPTRVITGGIGTIPGTTMNERRLWFREHRDDVKQLLMNEPRGHAAMSGAILQPPTRPDCDYGVLYIEVSGYLPMCGHGTIGVATVLVETGMVEVVEPVTTIRLDTPAGLVVAEVAVEDGAAKAVTLRNVPSFSVGLDRKIALADGRTVTYDLAYGGNFYAILPLEQFGLPFDRERKDDILRAGLALMDAVNAEEEPVHPEDPSIHGLHHVHLYAPGATARHSRHAMAIHPGWFDRSPCGTGTSARMAQLHARGELPLHTEFVNESFIGTRFTGRLLGETEVAGVPAVLPSFTGRAWITGTAQYLLDPSDPFPSGFVL encoded by the coding sequence ATGCGCAGCAAACTCGTCCTGCACGCCGTCGACTCGCACACCGAGGGCATGCCCACCCGGGTGATCACCGGCGGGATCGGCACGATCCCCGGCACGACCATGAACGAACGACGGCTGTGGTTCCGTGAACACCGCGACGACGTCAAGCAGTTGCTGATGAACGAGCCGCGCGGCCACGCGGCGATGAGCGGCGCGATCCTGCAGCCGCCGACCCGCCCCGACTGCGACTACGGCGTGCTCTACATCGAGGTCTCCGGCTATCTGCCCATGTGCGGCCACGGCACGATCGGGGTCGCGACCGTGCTCGTGGAGACCGGCATGGTCGAAGTCGTCGAGCCGGTCACCACCATCCGTCTCGACACCCCGGCGGGCCTCGTCGTCGCCGAGGTGGCGGTGGAGGACGGCGCGGCGAAGGCGGTCACGCTGCGGAACGTGCCGTCGTTCTCCGTCGGCCTCGACCGCAAGATCGCACTCGCCGACGGGCGGACGGTGACCTACGACCTCGCGTACGGCGGCAACTTCTACGCCATCCTGCCGCTGGAACAGTTCGGGCTGCCCTTCGACCGCGAACGCAAGGACGACATCCTGCGGGCCGGCCTCGCCCTGATGGACGCCGTCAACGCCGAGGAGGAGCCCGTCCATCCGGAGGACCCGTCGATCCACGGCCTCCACCACGTCCACCTGTACGCCCCCGGCGCCACCGCCCGGCACTCGCGCCACGCGATGGCCATCCACCCCGGCTGGTTCGACCGCTCACCCTGCGGGACGGGCACCAGCGCGCGCATGGCGCAACTGCACGCGCGCGGCGAACTGCCGTTGCACACCGAGTTCGTGAACGAGTCCTTCATCGGCACCCGGTTCACGGGGCGGCTGCTCGGTGAGACCGAGGTGGCCGGTGTCCCGGCCGTGCTCCCCAGCTTCACCGGCCGCGCCTGGATCACCGGCACGGCCCAGTATCTGCTCGACCCGTCCGACCCGTTCCCCTCCGGATTCGTCCTCTAG
- a CDS encoding tetratricopeptide repeat protein: MVTDRYGNRLYECTAEGAGHLDRAVEGLLFFRPEFPAAVADAVAACPRAPLAQAFAAYLGVLGTEPRDADEAGRRFADFDAGLDRAALPRRERMHMAAAEAWLGGDLGRAGQVLEELVVECPRDPLALAVGHQLDFFTGDATRLRDRIGGALPAWDADDPHRGPLMGMYAFGLEESGHYDRAQEMARAAVETNSRDIWAIHAVVHVHEMQGRFAEGLDFLHARLDDWASGSLLTVHSWWHYALYALEAGDTATALRIYDAVLHHKDSTGFVMELLDAASLLWRFLLDDRDQGDRWRTLADAWAAREDPPFYAFNDVHAVMALAGAGRLETADAFVADRRRWLREARQGGRPGTNRVMTGEIGLPVCEALVAYVREDYRAVVELLWPIRRRLHIFGGSHAQRDAIQRTLLEAAIRARRDDLARLLLGERTGLSPHSPYNWLGQARLADALGEAGRAAAARDTATELAAPAAKRLSRNPHDTYLVRRP, from the coding sequence ATGGTGACCGACCGGTACGGAAACCGCCTGTACGAGTGCACCGCCGAAGGCGCGGGGCACCTGGACCGGGCCGTGGAGGGGCTGCTGTTCTTCCGGCCCGAGTTCCCGGCCGCCGTCGCGGACGCGGTGGCCGCGTGCCCGAGGGCGCCTCTGGCCCAGGCGTTCGCGGCGTATCTGGGGGTGCTGGGGACCGAGCCGAGGGACGCCGACGAGGCGGGCCGGCGTTTCGCGGACTTCGACGCCGGGCTGGACCGTGCGGCGCTGCCCCGGCGGGAGCGGATGCACATGGCCGCGGCGGAGGCCTGGCTCGGGGGCGATCTGGGGCGGGCCGGGCAGGTGCTGGAGGAACTGGTCGTGGAGTGCCCGCGTGATCCGCTGGCCCTGGCGGTGGGCCATCAGCTCGACTTCTTCACGGGGGACGCGACGCGGCTGCGGGACCGGATCGGCGGGGCCCTGCCCGCGTGGGACGCGGACGACCCCCATCGTGGGCCGCTCATGGGCATGTACGCGTTCGGCCTGGAGGAGTCGGGGCACTACGACAGGGCGCAGGAGATGGCTCGGGCCGCCGTGGAGACGAACTCCCGTGACATCTGGGCCATCCACGCGGTCGTCCACGTACACGAGATGCAGGGTCGGTTCGCCGAGGGGCTCGACTTCCTCCACGCGCGTCTGGACGACTGGGCGAGCGGCAGTCTGCTGACGGTCCACAGCTGGTGGCACTACGCCCTCTACGCGCTGGAGGCGGGCGACACCGCGACGGCCCTGCGGATCTACGACGCCGTACTGCACCACAAGGACTCGACCGGGTTCGTCATGGAACTCCTCGACGCCGCCTCGCTGTTGTGGCGGTTCCTCCTCGACGACCGGGACCAGGGGGACCGCTGGCGGACCCTCGCCGACGCGTGGGCCGCGCGCGAGGACCCGCCGTTCTACGCCTTCAACGACGTGCACGCCGTCATGGCCCTCGCGGGAGCGGGACGGCTGGAGACGGCGGACGCGTTCGTCGCCGACCGGCGGCGCTGGCTGCGGGAGGCCCGGCAGGGCGGGCGGCCCGGCACCAACCGTGTGATGACGGGCGAGATCGGGCTGCCCGTGTGCGAGGCGCTGGTGGCGTACGTCCGGGAGGACTACCGGGCGGTCGTGGAGCTGCTCTGGCCCATCCGCCGGCGACTGCACATCTTCGGCGGCAGCCACGCCCAGCGGGACGCGATCCAGCGGACCCTGCTGGAGGCGGCCATCCGCGCCCGCCGGGACGACCTGGCGCGGCTCCTGCTCGGCGAACGCACCGGCCTGAGCCCCCACAGCCCCTACAACTGGCTCGGCCAGGCCCGTCTCGCCGATGCCCTCGGCGAAGCGGGCCGCGCCGCCGCCGCCCGCGACACGGCGACCGAACTGGCGGCGCCCGCCGCCAAGAGGCTGAGCCGCAACCCGCACGACACCTATCTCGTACGGAGGCCCTGA
- a CDS encoding (2Fe-2S)-binding protein, which yields MNPLELARAVPGPAFTVTLDGRDMEALPGQTVAAALWAAGVTSWRTTRSEGRPRGIFCGIGVCFDCLVTVNDRPNQRACLVPLRPGDAISTQEGTGHEH from the coding sequence ATGAACCCACTGGAGCTGGCACGGGCAGTGCCGGGACCCGCCTTCACCGTCACCCTCGACGGCCGTGACATGGAGGCCCTGCCCGGCCAGACGGTCGCGGCCGCGCTCTGGGCCGCCGGGGTCACGTCCTGGCGCACCACCCGGAGCGAGGGCCGGCCACGCGGGATCTTCTGCGGCATCGGCGTGTGCTTCGACTGCCTGGTCACCGTCAACGACCGCCCCAACCAACGGGCCTGTCTGGTTCCGCTCCGGCCGGGGGATGCCATCAGCACTCAGGAGGGGACGGGCCATGAGCACTGA
- a CDS encoding NUDIX hydrolase family protein encodes MTETTPGWLPSDELESARARMPILYVEAVPVRVDDSGEVTSIGLLLRIGPDGTVSRNLVSGRVMHHERVRDALLRHLEKDLGPVALPRVPSALQPFTVAEYFPTQGITPFHDPRQHAVSLAYIVPVSGDCRPRQDALDLVWFSPQEAASESVQNEMPGGQGVLLKQALAHVGCLS; translated from the coding sequence ATGACCGAAACCACGCCGGGCTGGCTGCCGTCCGACGAGCTCGAATCGGCGCGCGCCCGGATGCCGATCCTGTACGTCGAGGCGGTGCCCGTGCGCGTCGACGACAGCGGCGAAGTCACCAGTATCGGCCTGCTGCTGCGCATCGGCCCGGACGGGACGGTCAGCCGCAATCTGGTCTCCGGCCGCGTGATGCACCACGAGCGGGTGCGTGACGCGCTCCTGCGGCACCTGGAGAAGGACCTCGGGCCGGTGGCGCTGCCGCGCGTCCCGTCGGCACTGCAGCCCTTCACCGTCGCCGAGTACTTCCCGACACAGGGCATCACTCCGTTCCACGACCCGCGTCAGCACGCGGTGTCCCTCGCCTACATCGTCCCGGTGTCCGGCGACTGCCGCCCCCGGCAGGACGCTCTCGACCTGGTGTGGTTCAGCCCCCAGGAGGCGGCGTCGGAGTCGGTCCAGAACGAGATGCCGGGCGGCCAGGGAGTCCTGCTGAAGCAGGCTCTGGCACACGTGGGCTGTCTGTCCTAG
- a CDS encoding carbohydrate ABC transporter permease, whose amino-acid sequence MAEVGKSHAARWGVVNVVVVLYALFPVWWIAALSFKDPATLTDGNYIPTDWTWENYQGIFETAEFTRALINSIGIALIATVIAVALGTMAAYAVARLRFPGKRVLIGMSLLIAMFPPISLVSPLFNIERIIGIFDTWVGLIIPYMTFSLPLAIYTLSAFFREIPWDLEKAAKVDGATPAQAFRMVIVPLAAPGVFTTAILVFIFCWNDFLFAISLTSTESARTVPAAIAFFTGSSQFQQPTGSIAAAAVVITIPIILFVLFFQRRIVAGLTSGAVKG is encoded by the coding sequence ATGGCCGAGGTCGGGAAGTCGCATGCCGCCCGCTGGGGTGTCGTCAACGTGGTGGTGGTGCTGTACGCCCTGTTCCCCGTCTGGTGGATCGCCGCCCTGTCGTTCAAGGACCCCGCCACCCTGACGGACGGCAATTACATCCCCACGGACTGGACCTGGGAGAACTACCAGGGCATCTTCGAGACCGCCGAGTTCACCCGGGCCCTGATCAACTCGATCGGGATCGCCCTGATCGCCACGGTGATCGCGGTGGCGCTCGGCACCATGGCCGCCTATGCGGTGGCCAGGCTCCGCTTCCCCGGCAAGCGGGTGCTCATCGGCATGTCCCTGCTGATCGCCATGTTCCCGCCAATCTCCCTGGTGTCACCGCTGTTCAACATCGAGCGGATCATCGGGATCTTCGACACCTGGGTCGGGCTGATCATCCCGTACATGACCTTCTCCCTGCCGCTCGCGATCTACACCCTGTCGGCCTTCTTCCGGGAGATCCCCTGGGATCTGGAGAAGGCCGCCAAGGTCGACGGGGCGACGCCCGCGCAGGCCTTCCGGATGGTCATCGTGCCGCTGGCCGCGCCGGGCGTGTTCACCACGGCCATCCTCGTGTTCATCTTCTGCTGGAACGACTTCCTGTTCGCGATCTCGCTGACGTCCACCGAGTCCGCGCGCACCGTGCCCGCCGCGATCGCGTTCTTCACCGGGAGCTCCCAGTTCCAGCAGCCCACAGGGTCGATCGCCGCCGCCGCTGTGGTCATCACCATCCCGATCATCCTTTTCGTCCTGTTCTTCCAGCGGCGGATCGTCGCCGGGCTGACCTCCGGGGCAGTCAAGGGGTGA
- a CDS encoding NAD(P)/FAD-dependent oxidoreductase, with translation MTERLTCDVVVVGAGMVGAACALYAARAGLGVAVVDRGPVAGGTTGAGEGNLLVSDKEPGPELELALLSGRLWAELAAEPGLGKAFEYEAKGGLVVASAPEGLAALERFAAGQRTAGVEAVTVPAHRLPDLEPHLAPDRAGGVYYPQDAQVMPTLAAAHLLRTSGARLLTGRTVTEVLRAPDGAVRGVRTDRGDVHAPAVVNAAGTWGGELAALAGVTLPVLPRRGFVLVTEPLPPMVRHKVYAADYVADVASDSAALQTSPVVEGTAAGPVLIGASRERVGFDRSFSLPVVRALAAGATLLFPFLEGVRAMRTYAGFRPYMPDHLPAIGPDPRVPGLFHACGHEGAGIGLATGTGQSIARVLAGGTPDLDLTPFRPDRFEEYEGDAA, from the coding sequence GTGACCGAGCGACTGACCTGCGACGTCGTGGTTGTGGGAGCGGGAATGGTGGGCGCGGCCTGCGCGCTGTACGCGGCCCGAGCGGGTCTGGGCGTCGCCGTGGTGGACCGCGGCCCGGTCGCCGGTGGCACCACCGGCGCCGGTGAGGGCAACCTCCTGGTCTCCGACAAGGAACCCGGCCCGGAGCTCGAACTCGCCCTGCTGTCCGGCCGCCTGTGGGCGGAGCTGGCCGCAGAGCCGGGCCTGGGAAAGGCGTTCGAGTACGAGGCGAAGGGCGGGCTCGTCGTCGCGTCCGCACCGGAGGGGCTCGCCGCTCTGGAACGGTTCGCGGCCGGGCAACGCACCGCAGGGGTCGAGGCGGTGACCGTTCCCGCACACCGGCTCCCGGATCTCGAACCGCACTTGGCGCCCGACCGCGCGGGCGGCGTGTACTACCCGCAGGACGCCCAGGTCATGCCCACCCTGGCCGCCGCCCATCTCCTGCGGACCTCCGGTGCCCGACTGCTCACCGGCCGGACCGTGACGGAGGTGCTGCGCGCACCGGACGGTGCCGTGCGCGGTGTACGGACCGACCGGGGCGATGTCCACGCTCCGGCGGTGGTGAACGCCGCCGGGACCTGGGGCGGCGAACTGGCGGCGCTCGCCGGAGTCACCCTCCCCGTCCTCCCCCGGCGTGGCTTCGTCCTCGTCACCGAACCGCTGCCGCCGATGGTGCGGCACAAGGTGTACGCCGCCGACTACGTGGCCGACGTGGCCAGCGACTCGGCGGCGCTCCAGACCTCCCCGGTCGTCGAGGGCACGGCCGCCGGGCCCGTGCTGATCGGCGCGAGCCGCGAACGGGTCGGCTTCGACCGGTCGTTCTCGCTGCCCGTCGTACGGGCGCTGGCGGCGGGTGCGACCCTGCTGTTCCCGTTCCTGGAGGGGGTCCGCGCGATGCGGACGTACGCCGGCTTCCGGCCGTACATGCCGGACCATCTGCCCGCGATCGGACCCGACCCCCGTGTCCCGGGTCTGTTCCACGCCTGCGGCCACGAGGGCGCCGGGATCGGCCTCGCCACCGGCACCGGGCAGTCGATCGCCCGGGTACTCGCCGGCGGGACGCCCGATCTGGACCTCACGCCGTTCCGCCCGGACCGGTTCGAAGAGTACGAGGGGGACGCGGCATGA
- a CDS encoding MarR family winged helix-turn-helix transcriptional regulator — MVQALQLDACIGYLIRRCEQVHTALWAAHVSRGITSQQFAVLNTVARRPEVDQRTLSQEASLDRSTVNVIVRRLVDRGCVQQVRHERDRRRTILCLTPDGARLLEELIPPARHINQQMLESSLRPGRSNGTAAAHGTGRG; from the coding sequence ATGGTTCAGGCACTCCAACTCGACGCCTGTATCGGGTACTTGATCCGGCGGTGCGAACAGGTCCACACCGCCCTGTGGGCAGCGCACGTCTCCCGTGGCATCACGTCCCAGCAGTTCGCCGTGCTCAACACCGTGGCCCGACGTCCGGAGGTGGACCAGCGAACCCTGTCCCAAGAAGCCTCGCTGGACCGCTCCACCGTCAACGTCATCGTCCGCCGCCTGGTGGACCGGGGCTGCGTACAGCAGGTACGCCACGAACGAGATCGCCGACGCACCATCCTGTGCCTCACACCGGACGGTGCACGGTTGCTGGAGGAACTCATCCCGCCCGCCCGGCACATCAACCAGCAGATGCTGGAGTCCTCGCTCCGTCCAGGACGGAGCAACGGCACTGCGGCTGCTCACGGCACTGGCCGAGGCTGA
- a CDS encoding dihydrodipicolinate synthase family protein, with protein MTTTDDRPWHGVLVATALPLRDDLSVDHDKYAEHCAWLVENGCDGVVPNGSLGEYQVLTPEERAKVVETAVAAIGGARVMPGVAAYGSAESRRWAEQARDAGCASVMLLPPNAYRADERSVLAHYAEVAKAGVPVVAYNNPIDTKVDLVPELLAKLHSEGYIRAVKEFSGDVRRAYQLAELAPELDLLIGADDVLLELALAGAKGWVAGYPNALPAATVELYHAAVDGDLATAKDLYEQLHPLLRWDSKVEFVQAIKLSMDIVGRHGGRCRPPRVELLPEQEAVIRAATEKAVAAGLA; from the coding sequence ATGACCACCACCGATGACCGTCCCTGGCACGGCGTCCTCGTCGCCACCGCGCTCCCCCTCCGCGACGATCTCTCCGTCGACCACGACAAGTACGCCGAGCACTGCGCCTGGCTGGTCGAGAACGGCTGTGACGGTGTCGTACCGAACGGCTCGCTCGGCGAGTACCAGGTGCTGACGCCCGAGGAGCGCGCCAAGGTCGTCGAGACGGCCGTCGCCGCGATCGGCGGTGCGCGGGTCATGCCGGGGGTGGCGGCATACGGGTCCGCCGAGTCTCGGCGCTGGGCCGAGCAGGCGCGGGACGCGGGCTGCGCCTCGGTGATGTTGCTGCCGCCGAACGCCTACCGCGCCGACGAGCGGTCGGTCCTCGCGCACTATGCGGAGGTCGCGAAGGCGGGCGTCCCGGTCGTGGCGTACAACAACCCGATCGACACCAAGGTCGACCTCGTCCCCGAACTGCTCGCCAAGCTGCACTCAGAGGGGTACATCCGGGCCGTCAAGGAGTTCTCCGGCGATGTCCGCCGGGCTTACCAGCTCGCCGAACTCGCCCCGGAACTCGACCTGTTGATCGGCGCGGACGACGTGCTGCTGGAGCTGGCGCTCGCGGGCGCCAAGGGCTGGGTGGCGGGCTATCCGAACGCGCTGCCCGCCGCGACGGTCGAGCTGTACCACGCGGCGGTGGACGGCGACCTCGCGACGGCCAAGGATCTGTACGAGCAGTTGCACCCGCTGCTGCGCTGGGACTCGAAGGTCGAGTTCGTACAGGCCATCAAGTTGTCGATGGACATCGTGGGCCGGCACGGCGGACGCTGCCGTCCGCCTCGGGTGGAGCTGTTGCCTGAGCAGGAGGCCGTGATCCGGGCGGCCACCGAGAAGGCCGTCGCAGCGGGCCTCGCGTAG
- a CDS encoding ABC transporter ATP-binding protein — protein MAELILEGVTKRFPDGALAVKDVDLEIADGEFVILVGPSGCGKSTTLNMIAGLEDITEGTLRIGDQVVNDLAPKERDVAMVFQSYALYPHMNVRENMGFPLRLAKVDKATIDAKVTEAARILDLTDHLDRKPANLSGGQRQRVAMGRAIVRDPKAFLMDEPLSNLDAKLRVQMRTQISRLQRRLGTTTVYVTHDQTEAMTLGDRVVVMRQGLVQQIGTPAELYDLPRNIFVAGFIGSPAMNFVNATLEEGALRSSLGDLTLDDRTRQALERQNAPREVIVGLRPEAFEDVAVSHDRDRTGPVFTATVEVLESLGSDVYVYFTAEGGPATTAELEELAKDSGLRDTGADTHHIVARLDAATRAREGEPVELQVDMAKAHVFDPATGANLTHPVRAD, from the coding sequence ATGGCCGAGCTCATCCTCGAGGGAGTAACCAAGCGCTTTCCCGACGGGGCCCTCGCCGTGAAGGACGTGGACCTCGAGATCGCCGACGGGGAGTTCGTGATCCTGGTCGGTCCGTCGGGATGCGGCAAGTCCACCACCCTGAACATGATCGCCGGGCTGGAGGACATCACCGAGGGCACCCTGCGCATCGGAGACCAGGTCGTCAACGACCTCGCTCCCAAGGAACGCGATGTCGCCATGGTGTTCCAGAGCTACGCCCTGTACCCGCACATGAACGTCCGGGAGAACATGGGTTTCCCGCTGCGCCTGGCCAAGGTGGACAAGGCCACCATCGACGCCAAGGTGACGGAGGCCGCCCGGATCCTCGACCTGACCGACCACTTGGACCGCAAGCCCGCCAACCTCTCGGGCGGTCAGCGCCAGCGGGTGGCCATGGGGCGGGCGATCGTCCGTGATCCCAAGGCGTTCCTGATGGACGAGCCGCTGTCCAACCTGGACGCCAAGCTCCGGGTACAGATGCGCACCCAGATCTCCCGGCTGCAGCGGCGCCTCGGCACGACCACCGTGTACGTCACCCACGACCAGACCGAGGCGATGACGCTCGGCGACCGGGTCGTGGTGATGAGACAGGGACTGGTCCAGCAGATCGGCACACCCGCCGAGCTCTACGACCTGCCGCGCAACATCTTCGTCGCGGGCTTCATCGGCTCCCCGGCCATGAACTTCGTGAACGCCACACTGGAGGAAGGTGCGCTGCGCTCGTCCCTGGGCGACCTGACCCTCGACGACCGTACGAGGCAGGCCCTGGAACGGCAGAACGCGCCCCGCGAGGTCATCGTCGGGCTGCGGCCGGAGGCATTCGAGGACGTGGCCGTGTCGCACGACCGGGACCGGACGGGCCCGGTCTTCACCGCCACCGTGGAGGTACTGGAGTCGCTGGGCTCCGATGTGTATGTCTACTTCACCGCGGAGGGCGGACCCGCGACGACCGCCGAACTGGAGGAGCTCGCCAAGGACTCCGGCCTGCGCGACACCGGGGCCGACACCCATCACATCGTGGCCCGCCTGGACGCCGCCACGCGTGCCCGTGAGGGCGAGCCGGTGGAGCTCCAGGTCGACATGGCCAAGGCGCATGTGTTCGACCCGGCGACGGGAGCGAACCTCACACATCCGGTGAGGGCGGACTGA
- a CDS encoding NAD(P)/FAD-dependent oxidoreductase, with product MSTEPGLPRLAVVGAGPAGLAAALAAAGQGVRVTVVDAAEAPGGQFYRQPAAGLGARRPQALHHQWRTWRRLRDALERQVTAGRVTHLPDHHVWCVERHCGGDPRRFTVHALLGPDQETPVEVRADAVLLATGGYEKVLPFPGWTLPGVVTAGGAQALLKGGLVVSGRTAVVAGTGPLLLPVATGLAAAGVTVAALVESADPKALVRRAGALVGRADKLAEGAGYAVELLRRRVRTLVRHTVVEAHGDDRLEAVTVAALDDEGRVRSGTERRIACDTLAVGHGMLPHTDLAEALGCRVEPAGTRVWVDDEQRTDVPGVWAAGETTGIGGAALSLAEGHIAGRSAAAHLLGRLPDPGKWAGAAKSRGMLREFFAVLDTVYVPPARWTEQVTDDTVVCRCEEVTAGAVREAVGELGAGDVRTVKLLTRAGMGWCQGRMCGPAVAGIAGCSEAVARRPFARPVPLGVLARAGETSEESDGTP from the coding sequence ATGAGCACTGAACCCGGGCTGCCCCGTCTGGCGGTCGTCGGCGCCGGCCCCGCGGGCCTCGCCGCCGCCCTCGCGGCGGCCGGACAGGGCGTACGCGTCACGGTGGTCGACGCGGCGGAGGCACCCGGCGGCCAGTTCTACCGGCAGCCCGCGGCCGGGCTCGGCGCGCGGCGCCCCCAGGCCCTGCACCACCAGTGGCGCACGTGGCGGCGGCTGCGCGACGCTCTCGAACGGCAGGTCACCGCCGGCCGCGTCACGCATCTGCCGGACCACCATGTGTGGTGTGTGGAGCGGCACTGCGGGGGCGACCCCCGACGCTTCACCGTCCACGCCCTGCTCGGCCCCGACCAGGAAACCCCCGTCGAAGTGCGCGCGGACGCCGTCCTCCTCGCGACCGGCGGCTACGAGAAGGTGCTGCCCTTCCCCGGCTGGACCCTGCCCGGCGTGGTCACCGCCGGGGGCGCGCAGGCCCTGCTGAAGGGCGGGCTCGTGGTGTCCGGCCGTACGGCGGTCGTCGCCGGTACCGGACCACTGCTGCTGCCGGTGGCGACCGGACTCGCGGCGGCGGGCGTGACGGTGGCCGCGCTGGTGGAGTCGGCGGACCCGAAGGCCCTGGTGCGGCGGGCCGGAGCGTTGGTGGGCCGGGCGGACAAGCTCGCCGAAGGGGCCGGGTACGCGGTGGAGTTGCTGCGCCGCCGGGTGCGGACCCTCGTACGCCATACCGTCGTCGAGGCGCACGGCGACGACCGGCTGGAGGCCGTGACCGTCGCCGCGCTCGACGACGAGGGGCGCGTCCGGTCCGGCACCGAGCGGCGCATTGCCTGCGACACACTCGCCGTCGGGCACGGCATGCTCCCGCACACCGACCTCGCCGAGGCGCTCGGCTGCCGCGTCGAGCCCGCCGGGACGCGGGTGTGGGTCGACGACGAGCAGCGCACCGATGTGCCGGGGGTCTGGGCGGCGGGCGAGACCACCGGGATCGGCGGCGCGGCCCTCTCCCTCGCCGAGGGACACATCGCCGGGCGGTCGGCCGCCGCCCACCTCCTGGGCCGGCTTCCGGACCCGGGCAAGTGGGCGGGGGCCGCCAAGTCCCGTGGAATGCTGCGGGAGTTCTTCGCTGTGCTCGACACCGTGTACGTCCCGCCGGCGCGATGGACCGAGCAGGTCACCGACGACACGGTCGTCTGCCGGTGCGAGGAGGTCACCGCGGGAGCCGTCCGTGAGGCCGTCGGGGAGCTGGGCGCCGGGGACGTCCGGACGGTGAAACTCCTCACCCGTGCCGGGATGGGCTGGTGCCAGGGCCGGATGTGCGGGCCGGCGGTCGCGGGGATCGCGGGATGCTCGGAGGCCGTCGCCCGGCGGCCGTTCGCACGACCGGTGCCGCTGGGCGTACTGGCCCGTGCGGGAGAGACCTCCGAGGAGAGCGATGGCACCCCCTGA